In a single window of the Streptomyces cinnabarinus genome:
- a CDS encoding DMT family transporter — protein sequence MTRSRSLLDWRLRFAALSLIWGFSFLLIKVGTDGYAPFQVTFGRLLFGTAVLAVAMTVRRERLPRGARTWGHLTVAALLLNALPFSLFAYAELTIPSTLAGICNATSPLWGMALSLVALSEDRPTRLRVAGLGVGFLGVLTVLGAWQGFAGMDARGTGMALLASLCYPIGWIYVRRTLAGAGSSNLSLTGAQLLLATGQLAVVTPLFTTAPTDFPLLPLLAVAALGALGTGFAVLLQYGLVAEVGPTTAQMVTYFIPVIATAAGVALLGESLTWSTPVGALIVLAGAALTQIRPRERGETAVEAERPARERAEAAS from the coding sequence ATGACCCGCTCCCGCTCGCTGCTCGACTGGCGACTGCGCTTCGCCGCCCTCTCCCTGATCTGGGGCTTCAGTTTCCTGCTCATCAAGGTGGGCACCGACGGCTACGCCCCGTTCCAGGTCACCTTCGGCCGGCTGCTGTTCGGTACGGCGGTGCTCGCCGTCGCCATGACGGTACGCCGGGAGAGGCTCCCGCGCGGGGCGCGCACCTGGGGGCATCTGACAGTCGCCGCGCTGCTGCTGAACGCGCTGCCGTTCTCGCTGTTCGCCTACGCGGAGCTGACGATCCCCTCGACGCTCGCGGGCATCTGCAACGCCACCTCCCCGCTGTGGGGCATGGCCCTGTCCCTGGTCGCCCTCTCCGAGGACCGGCCCACCCGGCTCCGGGTCGCGGGCCTCGGCGTCGGCTTCCTCGGCGTCCTGACGGTGCTCGGCGCCTGGCAGGGCTTCGCGGGCATGGACGCGCGCGGCACCGGCATGGCCCTGCTGGCCTCGCTCTGCTACCCGATCGGCTGGATCTACGTCCGGCGCACCCTGGCCGGGGCGGGCTCCTCGAACCTGTCGCTGACCGGCGCCCAGTTGCTGCTCGCCACCGGGCAACTGGCCGTCGTCACCCCGCTGTTCACCACCGCCCCGACCGACTTCCCGCTGCTCCCCCTGCTCGCGGTCGCGGCCCTCGGCGCCCTCGGCACCGGCTTCGCGGTGCTGCTCCAGTACGGACTCGTCGCCGAAGTCGGCCCGACGACCGCCCAGATGGTCACGTACTTCATCCCGGTCATCGCCACGGCGGCGGGCGTCGCCCTGCTCGGCGAGTCGCTGACCTGGTCGACACCGGTCGGTGCGCTGATCGTCCTGGCGGGGGCGGCGCTGACCCAGATACGCCCGCGCGAGCGGGGAGAGACGGCCGTCGAGGCCGAGCGCCCCGCGCGGGAGCGCGCCGAGGCAGCCTCCTAG
- a CDS encoding aminotransferase class I/II-fold pyridoxal phosphate-dependent enzyme: protein MLGEYRITGRRAAEIAAGIEAAVGSGALEPGQLLPPMRELAIELGVNPNTVAAAYRTLRERGVIETAGRRGSRVRPKPATTAREYVRTDVPAGVRDLANGNPDPALLPPLGPAFAAATERGDRDPVLYGDEPVDPELARLARAQLDADGVPEGPLAVTSGSLDAIERVLAAHLRPGDTVAVEDPGWRSALDLVPALGLRVAPVGVDDDGPLPDDVRRVLGAGARALIVTDRAQNPTGAAVSATRARALRSVLREHPRTLLIEDDHGHAIVDVPLSPLAGTTDHWAFVRSAAKAYGPDLRLAVLTGDAVTVDRVRGRQRLGPGWVSLMLQRAVARLWADGAIDPKAVAARYGGRRDLLIDALAERGVTARGRTGMNVWVPVPDETGAVSRLLHAGWAVAPGARFRLDSGPGMRVTVSTLTEAETGPLADAIASAVRPAPDRSGV from the coding sequence GTGCTAGGAGAATATCGGATCACGGGTCGGCGCGCAGCAGAGATTGCGGCCGGCATCGAGGCCGCGGTCGGTTCCGGAGCCCTGGAGCCGGGGCAACTGCTGCCGCCGATGCGGGAGTTGGCAATCGAGCTGGGGGTGAATCCCAATACCGTCGCGGCGGCTTATCGCACCCTGCGGGAGCGTGGGGTCATCGAGACCGCCGGTCGCCGGGGGAGCCGGGTGCGCCCCAAACCGGCCACCACCGCCCGTGAGTACGTCCGCACGGACGTCCCCGCCGGGGTGCGGGACCTGGCGAACGGCAACCCGGATCCGGCGCTGCTGCCCCCGCTCGGCCCGGCGTTCGCGGCGGCGACGGAACGGGGCGACCGCGACCCCGTGCTGTACGGCGACGAGCCCGTGGATCCCGAGCTGGCGCGCCTCGCGCGGGCGCAACTGGACGCCGACGGGGTTCCGGAAGGGCCGCTGGCCGTCACCTCCGGCTCGCTGGACGCCATCGAGCGCGTCCTGGCTGCGCATCTGCGGCCGGGGGACACCGTCGCCGTCGAGGACCCGGGCTGGCGCAGCGCCCTCGACCTCGTCCCGGCGCTCGGGCTGCGCGTCGCACCCGTGGGTGTCGACGACGACGGGCCGCTCCCGGACGATGTGCGCCGGGTGCTCGGCGCCGGGGCCCGCGCCCTGATCGTCACCGACCGCGCCCAGAACCCGACCGGCGCCGCGGTGAGCGCGACACGCGCGCGTGCGCTGCGTTCCGTGCTCCGGGAGCACCCGCGGACCCTGCTCATCGAGGACGACCACGGCCACGCGATCGTCGACGTCCCGCTGAGCCCGCTGGCCGGCACCACCGATCACTGGGCCTTCGTCCGCTCCGCCGCCAAGGCGTACGGCCCCGATCTGCGCCTCGCGGTGCTCACCGGCGACGCCGTCACCGTGGACCGGGTGCGCGGCCGCCAGCGCCTCGGGCCCGGCTGGGTCAGCCTGATGCTCCAGCGGGCCGTGGCCCGGCTGTGGGCGGACGGCGCGATCGACCCGAAGGCGGTGGCGGCACGGTACGGCGGCCGCCGGGATCTGCTGATCGACGCGCTCGCCGAACGAGGCGTCACCGCGCGGGGCCGCACCGGCATGAACGTCTGGGTGCCCGTGCCGGACGAGACGGGTGCCGTCTCACGTCTCCTGCACGCGGGCTGGGCCGTCGCCCCCGGCGCCCGCTTCCGCCTGGACTCCGGTCCCGGGATGCGCGTCACGGTCTCGACCCTGACGGAGGCGGAGACCGGGCCCCTGGCCGACGCCATCGCCTCCGCTGTACGCCCCGCTCCGGACCGCAGCGGGGTCTAG
- a CDS encoding pyridoxamine 5'-phosphate oxidase family protein, with protein MQGTQQPTSEPAAYTPTDRTVPTRSAERASYDKELVHSILDEAYVCHLGFVRDGSPVVLPTLFGRVGDRLYVHGSTGSRPLRMTGQADPGLEVCLTVTHVDALILARSAFHHSINYRSVVVHGVAHQVTDPEEKRLALDALVDHVVPGRSADSRPANKKELAATAVIRLDLNEVSAKLRTGGVNDEPEDLALPHWAGVVPLRKGYETPLDDPDLAPGTELPAYLG; from the coding sequence ATGCAGGGGACGCAGCAGCCGACATCGGAACCCGCCGCCTACACGCCGACCGACCGCACGGTTCCCACCCGCTCCGCCGAGCGGGCGTCGTACGACAAGGAGCTGGTGCACTCGATACTCGACGAGGCCTATGTCTGCCATCTCGGCTTCGTCCGGGACGGTTCGCCGGTGGTGCTGCCGACACTGTTCGGGCGGGTCGGTGACCGGCTCTACGTGCATGGCTCGACGGGCTCGCGCCCGCTGCGGATGACGGGGCAGGCCGACCCGGGGCTGGAGGTGTGCCTCACCGTCACGCACGTGGACGCGCTGATCCTGGCCCGTTCGGCGTTCCACCACTCGATCAACTACCGGTCCGTGGTGGTGCACGGCGTCGCCCACCAGGTGACGGACCCGGAGGAGAAGCGCCTCGCCCTGGACGCGCTGGTCGACCATGTGGTCCCGGGCCGCTCGGCGGACTCCCGGCCCGCCAACAAGAAGGAGCTGGCCGCCACCGCCGTCATCCGCCTCGACCTGAACGAGGTCTCCGCGAAGCTCCGCACGGGCGGTGTGAACGACGAGCCCGAGGACCTCGCCCTCCCGCACTGGGCCGGAGTGGTCCCGCTGCGCAAGGGCTACGAGACCCCGCTCGACGACCCGGACCTGGCGCCCGGCACGGAGCTTCCCGCCTACCTCGGGTGA
- a CDS encoding EamA family transporter, whose translation MPVRTSESSQGSRGKGMGLGLALASALAFGGSGVAAKPLIEAGLDPLHVVWLRVAGAALVMLPLAVRHRDLVRRRPALLAGFGLLGVAGVQAFYFASISRIPVGVALLVEYLAPALVLGWVRFVQRRPVTRAAALGVVLAVGGLACVVEVWAGLSFDALGLLLALGAACCQVGYFVLSDQGTDSADEAPDPLGVIAYGLLVGAAVLTVVSRPWSMEWSVLADGADMNGTPVAAALLLSWIVLIATVVAYVTGVVSVRRLSPQVAGVVACLEAVIATVLAWILLGEHLSAPQIIGGAVVLLGAFIAQSSAPSKGSPEPVAGGGAEREPAARSTVA comes from the coding sequence GTGCCGGTGCGTACGTCAGAGAGCAGTCAGGGCAGTCGCGGCAAGGGGATGGGGCTCGGCCTCGCCCTCGCCTCGGCGCTCGCCTTCGGGGGATCCGGTGTCGCGGCCAAGCCGCTGATCGAGGCGGGGCTCGACCCGCTGCACGTGGTGTGGCTGAGGGTGGCCGGAGCGGCGCTGGTGATGCTGCCGCTCGCCGTGCGCCACCGGGACCTGGTGCGCCGCCGCCCCGCGCTGCTCGCCGGGTTCGGACTGCTCGGCGTGGCCGGTGTGCAGGCCTTCTACTTCGCCTCCATCTCCCGGATCCCGGTCGGCGTCGCGCTCCTCGTGGAGTACCTCGCGCCCGCGCTGGTACTGGGCTGGGTGCGGTTCGTGCAGCGGCGCCCGGTGACCCGGGCCGCCGCGCTCGGAGTGGTCCTCGCGGTGGGCGGGCTGGCCTGTGTCGTCGAGGTGTGGGCGGGCCTCAGCTTCGACGCCCTCGGCCTGCTCCTCGCACTCGGCGCCGCCTGCTGCCAGGTCGGCTACTTCGTCCTGTCCGACCAGGGCACCGACTCGGCCGACGAGGCCCCGGACCCGCTCGGCGTCATCGCCTACGGCCTCCTGGTCGGCGCCGCCGTGCTGACCGTCGTGTCCCGCCCCTGGTCGATGGAGTGGTCCGTCCTCGCGGACGGCGCGGACATGAACGGCACCCCGGTCGCGGCCGCGCTGCTGCTCTCCTGGATCGTGCTGATCGCCACCGTCGTCGCCTACGTCACCGGCGTGGTCTCGGTGCGCCGGCTCTCCCCGCAGGTCGCGGGCGTCGTCGCCTGTCTGGAAGCGGTCATCGCGACCGTGCTCGCCTGGATCCTGCTCGGCGAGCACCTCTCCGCCCCGCAGATCATCGGCGGCGCGGTCGTCCTGCTCGGCGCCTTCATCGCCCAGTCCTCGGCCCCGAGCAAGGGTTCCCCGGAACCGGTCGCGGGCGGCGGCGCCGAGCGGGAGCCGGCGGCTCGGAGCACCGTCGCATAA
- a CDS encoding peptidase has product MQPRIPRQPDHDQAGGRPDDDARLTAELAAVISAARRRAVRDADRHVDTAHLLHSLLEYDPEVRSVFDDGPQIARLLGYLVQRSIGYGLRWQGSVEDSGAVPLVTADGLSPLAAGALEYACARAAGRGDEPARGVDLLAAIVVDREARAVEVLARAGIDAGEVYARIDSRPERHAWEGGY; this is encoded by the coding sequence GTGCAACCCCGTATCCCCCGTCAGCCGGACCACGACCAGGCCGGAGGGCGCCCGGACGACGATGCCCGGCTCACGGCCGAACTGGCAGCGGTGATCTCCGCCGCCCGCCGACGCGCGGTGCGGGACGCGGACCGCCACGTCGACACCGCCCATCTGCTGCACTCCCTGCTGGAGTACGACCCCGAGGTGCGGTCCGTCTTCGACGACGGGCCCCAGATCGCCCGGCTGCTCGGCTATCTCGTCCAGCGCAGCATCGGCTACGGCCTGCGCTGGCAGGGCAGCGTCGAGGACTCCGGGGCCGTGCCCCTGGTGACCGCCGACGGACTCTCGCCGCTGGCCGCGGGCGCGCTGGAGTACGCCTGCGCCCGTGCCGCCGGCCGGGGCGACGAACCCGCTCGGGGCGTCGACCTGCTCGCCGCGATCGTCGTGGACAGGGAGGCGCGGGCGGTCGAGGTGCTGGCCCGAGCGGGGATCGACGCGGGCGAGGTGTACGCCCGGATCGACAGCCGCCCCGAGCGGCACGCCTGGGAGGGCGGCTACTGA